TGATTTGTTCCgctcaaattgactgacgaccaaaaatggctctcatcgatcgacgcttgtggtcgactatttgaccaaaaatcacattttaaacattaatcactccccgtagtatgcacctgatatggcaccgtgcgacttctctcttttcggaaaaatacattttctcatgaaaggaaagcgttatgcagacgtagaggccattcaaaaggctggACCTGGCAtactggccaacgagctaaaacactcgttcgacatgcttttggaccgtgcagaaagctgtattgaagcagaaggagactattttgaataaaataaattgatcttgccgaaaaaaaaatttgttttttgtttttttaagtcctgtttactttggaacacaccttgtattttcataatttttctaatCCATATTGATCCGATTGAAAAAAGATTTGAACTTTGTTAGCCAACATCTTTTGGCTGATCTGCTTACCGAAATCTCTTGAAATTGTTGCACAATATTGTTAAAAACGGTACATTACAGTTTCGCTTATTTTTCGTTTCCTTCGGACTTAATTTAACCTAAGTTAACTGACTGACGGCCGTGCTTTGATGTTCTCAATAATCATCTTAAAGAATTCTGGAGTTATGTACGTTGTAAAATCCTAGGCTATGCACATAGTGGCGCGTATACTAAAGTGAAGTTCATTTGAACGAAGAAAGCGATAAATCGATTTAGGTCCTTTAAGTCCTGTATTCAAAAGTTCTTAAGTTAGCTTGGTTCAAAGTCTTGAACAAAAATAAGGGATATAAAGGAAATTTCAAACGATTTGGAATAATACTTGTACTTGTGAATCTAGCAGCCATTgcgttttcttttgataaaaaaCAACCACAAAAGAACTTTTCGAACAtttgaactttgtaaaaattataatagtttACGGAGCATctaccatattttttttttgataacttGCATCTCTGTTCACAACTGTAAACAGAAGACACAACACTTGTGTTAGATTTCCTTAACCATTGGAGCACATTTCATTATGCTTCGTAATCTAGCTATACTGACTATACTCTAACCATAATATTCCCGAATATAATGCAAAATTAATGTTTCATGTTTTTGGCAAATATTCATTCGAAATGCCGTATACACGTAGCGTAGAAAGCACATAGCTAATCCTTTTGCGAACTAATATCTACGCACacgtttaaaaagtttttagtcCCTTATAACATGCTTACAATGGAGCAAATCTGACTAaactaatttaataataaaactaacTGTACTGTGCACTAGACGGAGTCTGTGAACCTGGAAACCATACTTAATGACATCCAAGCCATATCGGAGGATATCTTAGCTATTCAACTGGACAAACGTAGAGAGAATGACAACGTTATCAACAAATCGCTGGAGCAGGAAGACAAAAATAAGAAACCGTACcgctcagaaatgaatttaacaCTACAATATGATGGCGCGAATCAAGTGGCAGTGGCCGCCAATACAACAGCGACTGCCACACAAACATCCTTCAGCAGCAATGGCAAAGGCAATAATCGCTGCACGCGTTCACTAGAACGCGAGCATACAGACAGCCCATCGCCGCATATACCCGACGCTATGGTGCCTTTCCCAGATAAGCGCACTTATATTGGCTTTGATCAGCTGAATAATGAGGCGTGCCTGGAGCTGCCACCTACGAGTGTTGCAAATATGCAGCGACCACCGTTGCCGCCTGTCGCTGGTGTGGCCAAGCAGACGCAGCCACCGACGCCGCCAGCGCGTGGATTTCCATCACCATTAAATATACGCTGCGCAGGTGTAGCGCGCGCCACACCTGTAGCAATACCACAACCGCCTACAGATGAAACAGCTGGAGCGCAGCTTATCAAGCCCATGACGCTCGGTTTTGCGCCCAATAAAAGTCAGCTGTATGCCGCTGTGGCGAACGCGGCGGCTAAGCGTGCACAATATCGCGCGGCAATGACGCATTCGTTGGACGCGGAGTTGAATGCGGCAGGTGCAACGGCGTTAAGCGAGACAAGCTCTGCTGATGCTGCAAATGAGGTAAGTTTGTGCTGTTGTAATTACAAAGTcagatttttcaataaattttacttgtttttctgaTTTAGGCACTCGCTACAGAGGTGGCGCGTCGGAAAGCGCGTCGCGTTTCAATCGTGTGCGGTGATTCAAGTACGCCAGACTCACCTGATCCGCTGAACAATACGCAACTAGTTCGATCTCAAGCACAAATAAATCTAAGCGGTATGCAGGATGGTGGCACAACAAATGTCAATACCAACAACTCCAACATAGCGAGCGCAACGAGCCAACCAAACAATGGTAGCTGCACAGATTTGCAGGCCGTGCTGCTCAATCCGGCGTTGCGTAATCTCAAGCAAACCAGCCACAGCACTCCCAACTCACCACATTCCGTACGGCGCCGTAGCAACAGTAATACGATGAGCCCGAATAATGGCGTTGCTGATCCTACACAACCGCAATCTCTATCGGCGAATACGTCGCCGAAGCACGCCGCCAACGCGCACCATCGCCATACAaatagcagctgcagcaatataGCGGTGGCGCATCAACGTAAATCCAGCCAAGACTCGACACGCACCAATGCCGGTGAGGGCGCCACTGTCGAAGCGGTTACAGGGCGCTCGCGCTGTTCTCGTCGCCACTCTGATGGCACCGTAGCGAGTAATGCACAGCGTGTCAGCGGCACGTCCGGCCATCaccaccatcatcatcatcatcacccGCATACATCGTCGTTGCTGAGCAATAATCTGCATCACAGTCACCACTCGCACCAGGATAGCACTTCGTATTCGGAGCACGGTTCGAATAGTTCGGCATCGTCGCGGGAGTCATCAACTTCGTTCAGCGTGCGCTCGCATCGGCGAAAGATTTCCATCAGTTCGCATACTGGTGGTAAAATACCATGGTGCGGGTGCTGGGGCAACGGCTGCTTGTAGGTTATGTTAGAAAATTGTGTGTGCATGCTAGGAAATCGCATAATGTATAAATACGAATGACGAACTGGCTgtagtaaataattttagttaataaagtataaataattaattctattatatattattgttagtGTAATcgctttaattttattgtaaactaGTAAATTAACTGTACTTTGTTACGCTTTCGGTTAGTCAAAAGGCTCTTTGATTGTATGCAGCTTACAAATattaaacagaaaattaaatatatatataaaatataactataaTTATCAAGTAAATTTACGAAAATGTCTggtgtaatttttaaaatggtttAGACTTCCATCATCGTCCATAGATTGAACTGTGACTGCCAGAAACAGTCCTTTGTAAAGTCGGCAAACTCACATAGTTGTGGGTTCACATCGATATATCTCCCTTGGGCCAGTGAAACACCTAAAGAAAATCATTGCTAAAATAAGACCATGCAAACATcttagaggatggagtcatgtgtagaagttcactcaAGTGAGGAAGATCtttgattgccattcacttgggagtgaccagaaacgattcttttacatacgaCTCAAGCAGCCCAtgacttccggtcctagaccaagtatcctctgggaaGGCGaggtaaagtgagaaggcgaaacatatCCCCCCCAAGTGAAAAATGCCCTCAATGAAAAATTTCCAACAGCCTCttatgagagaccccctttttcATGACgcccatggcaaacgaattaaagataaagatttaagggcatgcacctggaatgtccggttccttaactggaaaggtgccgctgcccaggtGGATGATGTCTTCGTTAGAGTGAATGTCaatcaccgccatccaagaaatgcgatggacggaacaaggactgaggcgagtaggtccttgtggcattaaCTACTATGGCtttataaaggagcgcaaattcgtaTTGAGAGGGAGACTCCGTCGCCTATTACTGTCATTCACGTTGAATGTACGCCCAGCCACAATCTGCattaaagcgaagttcttcaacatatcgctgatttgcttccacgccccgacggaagagagggacgatgtgaccaaaaatgctTTCTaagagcgcttggagcgcacctatgagagctgccatCGCCACGATtttaaaatcgtgcttggcgactttaacgccatggtgggcaaggaaggtatatTTGCACAACAGCAGTAAATTTAGCCTACGCGAGGGTTGATGCTGATCGATTtcgccggagcccgaaatatggttatctgtagtactagattacAGAAATGAAAAactcatcaagctacctggctgttttcggatcgaaaagccaccaaccaggtcgttcatgttgtgatagacggaaggcaCGTCTCCAGTATTTTGTACATGCGTACGCTGCGAGGCCATTACAtcgactcgaaccactatcttgttgcagccaatataagcacccgcctctgtgcagcaaaaaacgcacgccaacaaacacaaggaaggttcgacgtcgagaagctgcaatcacaacagacagccgaacgattttctactcggcttgcactacTGCGCTCTGAGAGCACCCATCAACAACTctttataattatatgtatatacaattatttattaaatacttgattttaaaattagcttgaataaaatgcatatgtCGGCCGAAATATTCTTGATTACAGTGTTATTTTCTTGAACTGTGGCAAACAAACTTCTTGTTGAAACACTTACATTGTCGATGAGTCTAACTCCTCTGATTGTTTGTAAGAAACTGACTTTAAACATTCCGCATAACTCTATATTTTCCATAGTTCACTTAGACAAGTATATCTGAATGCTTCTTTCTATGCTTCGTTCTTTAGGTCTGATTTATCAGCGCCACTATGATCACCCCTAACTTAGCAGCAGAGCCTTTTTATGTCTCTGGTACCAGATTTTGTACTCAATTGCGTTATCCAGGAATGAATACAATAATATTATCGAAACTACAGCAATACATCGCGACCTATAGGCGCCATAGAATTTCATCTGAAACAGCGATCCGAacatttttgacacaaatttCTATGAAACTGCGTTAAGGATAGTCGTTGCGGAAATTAATGTGGAACAGCGGTGCCAACATTCGAGATGGAAATTCGTAAAATTCGTAAGAAACTTCGACAGCTGCATATAGCAATATTCAATTGAAGTTCTCCAccgcgtatacgtaacattacTCGTAGTTTTAAAGATAACATTTTATACTAGCGTATTTTAGAGGAAGctttataacaattttaaacaaaacaaaaaaaaaaaaaaatttgctcatcTTCGGTACTTTTTTATGCTTAACTTAGTGGAATACTCTTTTCGACGAGAGCTTTATGGCTTAAAAATATGTGGAATCATCTTTTCCATCTTCATCCTATATCCACTAATGAGCATTTTTACCAAATTACATGCTTTATGTTAGATTTAATTGCCTGAAACTGCCTACTAATATTCTCTTTTGTGCCAGTATAGAGTTTTTAAAGTATTGAAGTAAAGTATAAGACGTTATGATTAAAAGGTGACGAGATCCTATTGAACAACAGGATTACAAATTTGATTCTTTTCAATtgacaatataaataaatccaTAATACTATAAACCGTAATAAATTCTAGCACCATATGATGTGCTCAAGGTTAAACAAACCCAAAGTGCATTTTCTAACTACATTTAATGCCATTAGTGCAATGCTTCAAACCTATATTTAAAGTACAGCGCAGCATAAATAATAAGAGAAAAACTTTTACGCATTTTAGCCGTTATTTTTGCCCTCACGCTGTACATATGActtctgaaataaaatacaattgcatgtttattctaaaatatttaatgtttattgCATTTGTCGACCACATTGAAATTTGCGCACACAAACGCACAACATATTTAGTTATACTTTTTTGCTCATGTAAGTAATGCCTATGAGTGCTAGCTTCTGCTATGTATTGAACATTTATTTTGcgagtttatttttaattactgttGCAATAATCATTACTTGTGAACTTGTTTGTTTATTGCTATTGCTATTTATTCTGTAAGCAAGCCATTgatttccatttcatttatataagtaCACATATTTGAACAAGCAAGTGCGGATTTtcgtaattaaatatattttatatgacaaGTTTATAGCTtatatagaaattatatttatatataccatatgtttatatataatgtGTATGTGCTCGTAAAGGTTATTAGTAGCATCTTAAGTTGAAATAAACCTTTAATTCTTATAAAACTTTAATGCTTGAAATGGTTGAGATCTGTTGGGCTGGCTATAGGCAttcttattcaaaaatattcaaattacatgctccactgcgtatacgtaacaccAGTGTTAGGTATAGGAAACAACATTTCTAAAGAACTTGgctgaaattttaaatgcgCATAATAAAATTCTCATCCTATATACTTAGATAAGCTAAAACTTAAAGAGATCAGTTACAAATAAAGTAGCTTGCGTGTTTCTAGTATAGCAAATGTCAAAGCTTGAGAGTAAATCAAATATGTGACAAAgccgtttttaattatttaacaaactatcataaaACGTTTTAAAATCATTGCCAATTTACAGTATTTATCCATTGAAGAGACGtgtattaattttcaatgaGTAAAATTTTACTTTGCAGAATAAAGCTAGAAAATATgtgttaattgaaaatatatagtaataCAAGTACTTGTAAGTATTTTATGAAAATCATTGTACGCTAAATATGCACACATTCGATATCTGCAAATATATACACTGTTGTGCAAAATGAAGCCATAAAGGGAGCGATATGTAAGGATTAACTGAATGCTTTCAATACACTGCCATGCCAAACCTGCCTACTTCGATTGATAAATTGAGATAATGAAGTAAGTCGAAAATATATTCTGTAACATTTATCAACTCAGCTGTGACTgaagtataatttttaatatttatttttattgtatgtcCTTTGAAATTGCGATTTTATTGACAGCCACGTTAATACATCCTCTGCATTTAAATAGGCACATTGGGACTTGAAAACAAAttctcttattattttttaatttaataaatatttattattctaTTTGTTGAAGTTGATTACAGAATACTTCCTTTGTAAGTACtagtaactaaaatattttgctgcTTAATAATTTTGCTATATTCTTCTCCTTTACtagcgcagacaccgcttacgcggttatagctgagttaacaacagcgcgccagtcgtttcttcttttcgctacgtggcgccaattggaaattccgagcgtagccaggtccttctccacctggtcctttcaacggactggaggtcttcctcttcctctgcttcccccggcgggtactgcgtcgaatgctttcagagctggagtgttttcgtccattcggacaacatgacttagccagcgtagccattgtcttttaattcgctgaactatgtcaatgtcgtcgtagatctcatacagctcagcgttccatcgaatgtcatattcgccgtggccaacgcgcaaaggaccataaatctttcgcagaacttttctctcgaaaactcgcaacgccgactcatcagttgttgacatcgtccaagcctctgcaccatatagcaggacgggaataatgagtgacttatagagtttgattcttgttcgtcgagagaggactctagttctcaattgtctactcagtccgaagtagcacctgttggaaagagttattctgcgttggattttgagactgacattgttggtggtgtttatactagttccaagatagacgagaTTATCtacgactgtcaacagtgacgtgggtgcgacaactgtttgtttgatgacaggtgatatttcgttttgccctcgttcactgaaagcagaactaacggcgcgggtgttgaggccaatgatatcaatatcatcggcatacgccagcagctgtacactcttataaaagatgctcgattaagttctgcagttcgaattattgtctccagcagcagattgaagaagccacacaatagggagtcgccttgtctgaaacctcgtttggtatcgaacagctcgaaGAGGTTCCTCCCGATTTTGGCGGAACGTTTGGTTtggttcaacgtcagtttacacagccgtattagttttgtggggataccaaattcagacatcgcggcataaaggcagctccttttcgtgctgtcgaaagcagcttggaaatcgacgaagaggtggtgtgtgtcgatgcTCCTTTCACGTgccttttccaagatttcgcgcatggtgaatatctggtcggttgttgatttgccaggtctaaaaccacactgataaggtccaatcagtttgttgacggtgggctttaatctttcacacaatacgctcgatagaaccttatatgcgatgttgaggaggcttaccc
The sequence above is drawn from the Bactrocera tryoni isolate S06 chromosome 1, CSIRO_BtryS06_freeze2, whole genome shotgun sequence genome and encodes:
- the LOC120782526 gene encoding uncharacterized protein LOC120782526 isoform X2, translated to MHWLDGSISLDENLISGRVSGGSNGENSDSNQSKTSLKAKRRRLAHYKLSSRLDRKSSRGMIYENEELRLRTININAEVERGQSDIKRLRRENEQLRREIWTLRDECDRLNKRFKAKLLDHDHACNARHSVCSGGGRGSGHICDSNCNSDDSDSCDTCKGNDDQCSDECCTGGSCPQLATKQPIIEFAPDTPTTTTATRSDMANFVVKSAGANSESVPNLHQAFDHLSVVSEETMSNADQHTHVPHNELLHIYTSDGGGSQMTLPSLVGPLTPLTPIEQVANQLNDLQAVVPPLSYFENVLQDHMGSNIGNTPNTSSPTSKLMRHTNGWDYKLQSPFAHRKISTGASPPALQIATPLTQNSTQQQQQQQQQQQRLAPPQLLTTFVPTIVAPPASNESTANPSSHTVSAPSAQQSNATVIETVAITTTPSNALPALNSPRHFFAPLKPRLKINTTLANKALTGDANVPAESTPISTPTTLAADAESSSCHNCEPPDLYVHNGLASPYQHQALTATGADNAVPPPIPQRGSSSQTESVNLETILNDIQAISEDILAIQLDKRRENDNVINKSLEQEDKNKKPYRSEMNLTLQYDGANQVAVAANTTATATQTSFSSNGKGNNRCTRSLEREHTDSPSPHIPDAMVPFPDKRTYIGFDQLNNEACLELPPTSVANMQRPPLPPVAGVAKQTQPPTPPARGFPSPLNIRCAGVARATPVAIPQPPTDETAGAQLIKPMTLGFAPNKSQLYAAVANAAAKRAQYRAAMTHSLDAELNAAGATALSETSSADAANEALATEVARRKARRVSIVCGDSSTPDSPDPLNNTQLVRSQAQINLSGMQDGGTTNVNTNNSNIASATSQPNNGSCTDLQAVLLNPALRNLKQTSHSTPNSPHSVRRRSNSNTMSPNNGVADPTQPQSLSANTSPKHAANAHHRHTNSSCSNIAVAHQRKSSQDSTRTNAGEGATVEAVTGRSRCSRRHSDGTVASNAQRVSGTSGHHHHHHHHHPHTSSLLSNNLHHSHHSHQDSTSYSEHGSNSSASSRESSTSFSVRSHRRKISISSHTGGKIPWCGCWGNGCL